In the Silene latifolia isolate original U9 population chromosome 1, ASM4854445v1, whole genome shotgun sequence genome, CTATCTGATCAACAGTTCTAGTGCATAAATGGTCTCTGTCCCACAAGACCTATGACGCCTTTCATCCATTTAACCTTGggatctgataccacttgttgtgcggaagcgtgaatatcccgtgttgggcctctgctgcatctggtTCGTTTATCCATTTTGTGAGTTGTGTTCAAGTCAAAGTGGAGACTATCGAGACAGATAGTGACTTGAGAACCAACTCTATTGAAGCTGTTTCTGGGTTTGGTTCGTTTTTGGATAATTCAAATCAAGATGAAGATTGTTaggaatttgtgccttgaatttgtgtcgaaaACGGACTAAGTTAAgcaagaagaagaaacaagttaAAGCAAAGGTATTGTACGAGGAGGTTGTCTCTCGTACGTATTCTACATGGAATTTGGCTTAGTATTTTGGAAAGTTGGTGGGTTCTCCTACTTTCCTAATTCTATTGGTTTTGGGTTCCACGTGAGATTCGTCTTTGTTTTAGGCAATTAGTCTTCTTGTATTAGGAAATTATTATATAATTTCTTATTAGTCTTTGTTTCCTAATTAGTCTAAATCTTTTATTAAGGGTATTAGTCTAGGTTAGTTAAGGAGAGGAAGATAATATTTGTGAGCACAATCTTATGagagtcgatttgtgaggttACCTCCGGGAGGAAGCTTCAGTTTGTCCCGGATTCAAGTAGATTGGCGTTCGTCTGAATTTGGAGATGGAAGAAGTCTGTTCGGATCTTGGTGGCCACAGGATCGTTTGTCCTTGTCCCTTTGAGATTACTATTTTATTGATAGAATAAGGTATACTTTTGACTCTTATTGAGCGCGTGTGTACCGATCTATTGTTGTACTATTATCTCCGCAATAGTAAAATTGCTCTCCTTCAgggacgtagccagttatttgACTGGTGAACTACTATATTTGTGTGTCACTTTATTTGTTATTTGCTATATTTTGTCTTATCACCTTAATCGATAATCTATTGGGTAACGGGACGCGTCGTTACAACATTCTCAAATCCCAACACTTGTCAGGTTTCTTCTGCGGGATTGCATGAACATTCACCATTTCTCTTAACACCTTCTCATGACTTCAAAATGATTCAGTGATATTTCCTCCATCacagtaaacaaatgattaagacggAGGGAGTCTTATTTCGCGTAAAACAACAAAAAACTATCAGCCAATTAATGTGGTGGGTGATAATATAGAAAGATACGATATTATATGGTATGATTCTATATCATACCGTATCTTGGTTGTTCTGGTAATGTGTATATTATATTTGCCTTGCACATAAAGATTGTAATTTTATTAAGTTTCTAGGGCTTTCTATAGCTATAGTATATAAGCTACGATGTAATTGCTGTTTTCATTCATTGAATAATACATACAATTTCCTCCTATTTTTTGTCCTTCACGTTTCTTCATGGCATCAAGAGCGTGTTAGGATCCTGAGGACACcttccgcaaaaaaaaaaaaaaaaatcaaacaaagaaaacaaaataaacaaacatCAGAATGACGATGGGAGAGACAGGAAAAGGAGGCGAATGAAAGAAGGGAGCTAGTAGCAAGACAATCGAACAAATTGCTCCATCTTCGCCGCTCTATTTACACCCATCTGATAGTCCAAACTTGTCTTTGACAAATCTGATTTTTAATGGTGAAAACTATGATTTATGGGCAGATACTGTCCGGAACGGACTCGACGCCAAGAACAAATTGGGGTTCGTCGAGGGAATCATAAAACGGTCGGAAGTCATCGAAGGAGAAGAGGAGACTCTTCAGTCGGTTGCGTGGCGACAGTGCAACGCCATGATAAAATCGTGGCTAAGGAATGTAATTGAACCTAGACTTCACCCAAGTATCACGTTTTCAGGGACCGTCATGGAGATTTGGAAAGAACTCAAGGAACGGTACTCGACTGGTAATGCACCTCGTGTACACCAGTTAAAAGGAGAATTGAACGAGTGTAAACAAACGAAAAATCAATCGGTCGTTGAATATTACACTCGATTGAAGGCAATTTGGGATGAACTAGGAAACTATAGTCAAGTTCCCCAATGTACCTGTGGAGCTGCGAAGGCATTGACGAAAGAGCGAGAAGAGGAGAAAGTCCATCAGTTTTTCATGGGGCTCGACACAACTCTCTACGGCAACATTCGCACAAACCTGTTAATGGAAGATGAGATTACGACCCTTAGCAGAGCTTATGCACTGGTTCTGAGAGAAGAACGACACATGAATGTGACGAAGCTGAGAGAAGAAATTAATGACGCAGCCATGGCAGCGAAAATTAGCACAGGAGACGGTAGAGGACGTGGTAAGGAAATGGGCGAATATGAACCTCCACAATGCGCAGTTTGCAAGAAGTGGTACCATACTGGAGACAGTTGTTGGGAGAAATACCCCGAGAGAGCACCTGTTAGAGGCCGAGGAAGAGGTCGAAGAGGAGGCAGAGGCTACGGCCGTGGAGGCAGAGGACAAGGAGGAGGCCACCAGACAGCTAACGCAGCCACCACGAATGAAGGTGAGTCGAGTAAGCAAGGATTCACAGAGCAAGAGATGACACAAATACGCAATTACTGGTGGGCAAATCCGAAGGTAGTCAAAAATTGTCAGGTAATGCAAATGAACCTATTATTAACTGGCTATTAGATAGTGGTGCATCACACCACATGACGGGAAAACGGGAATTACTCACAAATATAAAGAAAGGAGTACCTTCTACTGTTTCTCTGCCCAATGGAACCACGATCGTAGCATGTGAGCATGGAGAAGTAACTGTGGACCGTGATTTCGTCTTAAGAGACGTCCTATTTGTGCCAAGCTTAAATTGTGAATTAATTTCAATACAACaattaattaaagaaaataattgTATTGTAACATTTTATTCTACCCATTGTGTTATACAGGACCAATCCGCGAAGACGAcgattggacggggtgagcacAAGGATGGGGTTTATTATCTAAAGCCTGCTAGAAGAACCGTGGCCAGGACGCAGGCAAGCAGTGATGGTCGATTATGGCATAGGAGACTAGGTCATCCATCTCATAGTATTTTACCTTCCTTTTCTAATTTAGTTGGCAAAAATTTATCTTGGAATTTAGACGATGTTTGTGATTCGTGCTGTCGTGCTAAACAAACACGATCAATTTTTAAGTTGAATAATAAAAGAAGTGTGGAATTATTCAGTTTAATCCATTGCGATATATGGGGTAAGTATAGCACGAGCAGTCTGTCAGGAGCCCATTATTTTCTGACTATAGTAGATGATTATAGCAGGAGCGTATGGGTATATCTCATGAGAGATAAAGGAGAGGTAAGCCAACTATTAAAGAATTTTTGCCAAATGACTGTGACACAATTTGGTAAGCAAGTTAAAATCGTACAAAGTGATAATGGAACCGAATTCTTTCGGGAACTCTGAAAGACTATTATAACGAACATGGGATTGTTTTTCAAACGAGTAATATAgataccccacaacaaaacgggaGGGTAGAACGTAAGCATAGGCATATCTTAGAAAAGGCCCGTGCCCTACGATTTCAGGCCGAACTACCACTCAAGTTTTGGGGGGAGTGTGTCTTAACTGCAGCCTAGTTAATCAATCGAACACCCACTCGCATACTTGATGGTCTCACTCCCTATGAATTGTTACATGGCGAGAAACCAAGTTTAGATAATATACGTGTTTTGGGTTGCCTTTGTTACGCCCATAGCAAAGACAAACCGAATGACAAATTTCACGAACGAGGTAAGCGATGTATCTTCATTGGTTATCCCCATGGTAAGAAGGGATTGAAAGTCTATGACCTTGCTCGACACACCATTTATGAGTCACGGGATGTGGTTTTTTATGAACATGTATTTCCCATGGGAGTTACAAATAAGGACGTTGGCAAGGACACCCCTATGGGCAACTACCAGAGAACAAATAATGAACCACCGATGACGAATTATGAGCCAACAGAGCATGTCATAGATGATGACTCAGAGGGACATGAGGGACGCAGTGACGAGAGGGAAGAGAGAAATGATAGCAGTACAATGATACATGATGTTGAGGAACAACCTGTCAATGAACAGGCTGGTGAACGAGTGCCAGACCAGACCGAAACAAGTGTACCAATGGGACGAGGTGCTGGTGAAAAATTTGAACCGGCTTGGAAGAAAGACTATCTGTGCAAATCCACTCGTATAATAAACCCCACGCATCAAGCTCACGAAGTCCAATCGTCAATTCGTAAGAAAGGTACCCGTTATCCAATAGATAATTATGTTACAAACAATTGTTTTTCTAATGCTCACAAATGCTTTCTAGCTGCTATTGATGATATTCAGGAACCTCGGAATTATTACGAGGCAGCCACGAAGGTAGAATGGCGAGAGGCGATGTCGAAAGAAGTCAATGCATTAGAAGAAAATGGCACTTGGAGGATTGTTAATTTGCCGGCAGGTAAGCGAGCTATTGGTTGCAAATGGGTGTATAAGGTGAAATACAAAGCCGATGGCACAATCGAGCGCTATAAAGCAAGGTTGGTAGCGCATGGTTTCACCCAAATTAAAGGCATTGATTATCATGAGACTTTTGCGCCGGTTGCTAAAATGACTAGTGTGCGTTGCCTTCTGACTGTTGCACTACACAAAGGATGGTCGATTACGCAGTTAGATGTGAACAATGCATTTCTTCATGGAGATTTAGATGAAGAAGTGTATATGAGACTACCACAGGGGTTCGAATCACAAGGGCCGAATAAAGTGTGTCAATTATTAAAATCATTGTACGGGTTAAAGCAAGCCTCGAGAAATTGGTTTGCAAAATTAACCGAATCTTTAAAGAAATATGGCTTTGTTCAGTCTCTTGCGGATTACTCCTTGTTTACATACAATTGCAATGGGATATTCCTTGGTATTTtggtttatgttgatgatatgattATCGTCAGTGACAATGATGAAGCATGCACGCGTCTCAAGGGGTTTCTCGACAGTAGTTTTGGGATCAAGGACCTCGGACGATTGCGATATTTCTTGGGCATTGAAGTGGCATCTGGGCCGAGAGGGTTTTTTTTAAGCCAACGAAAGTATGCACTCGAAATTGTCAAAGACGGAGGTATGGAAGGAGCTAAACCAATTGCCACGCCTATTCAACCCAACCACAACTTGGCGCTAACTGATGGTTATTTGCTCAAGGAGCCCATGCAATTTAGAAGGTTAGTCGGTCGTCTTCTCTATTTAACTATTACGAGGCCTGACTTAGTTTATGCGGTGCATGTATTGTCGCAATTTGTTCATGCTCCACGCAAGGAGCATATGGATGCTGTTTTACGAGTACTTCGATATGTCAAAGGAACACCAAGCAAGGGCATTATTCTCAATCGAAATTCGAACTTACAGCTCCATGGATACTCTGATTCTGATTTTGCGCGATGTCCACTAACCCGTCGATCATTGACGGGGTACTTTGTATCATTGGGTACTAGCCCAATTTCATGGAGAGCTAAGAAGCAAGCTACCGTTGCAAAATCGACTGCCGAAGCAGAATATCGCGCAATGGCAGCAGTTACGAGTGAATTGCTTTGGTTGAAATCTTTCTTGAAATGCCTTGGagttaatcatcatcaacctaTGCATATTTATTGTGATAATAAAGCAGCGATACATATTGCTAAGAATCCCGTTTTTCATGATCGGACAAAGCACATTGAAATAGATTGTCACTTTATTCGTCACCATTTGTCAGCTAAGACCATCTCGACCTCCCATGTACGCAGTAAGGAGCAGTTAGCGGATATTTTTACGAAGGCGTTGGGAGTTGAAGCTTACGAGTATTTACAGGGCAAGTTGGGCATTGGTTTGCcccatgctccaacttgagggggagtataGAAAGATACGATATTATATGGTATGATTCGATATCATACCGTATCTTGGTTGTTATGGTAATGTGTATATTATATTTGCCTTGCACATAAAGATTGTAATTTTATTAAGTTTCTAGGGCTTTCTATAGCTATAGTATATAAGCTACGATGTAATTGCTGTTTTCATTCATTGAATAATACATACAATTTCCTCCTATTTTTTGTCTTTCACGTTTCTTCAGATAACTTGATATTTTTAGGATTATGTTCTGTTTTCAGCCATTCAGAATTAGATGAAAAGTTGGAAACTGAAAGGAGCAAAATACAAAATGAGAAACCAAACACATGGCTCCTTCAATTCTTGCAATATTCCTTCATTAATAATGAAAACAACTCACAATTAAATGTGCTAATTGCCAAGAAAAGGGCTAAACAATGAAACAGACAATCCAAGATTTTTAGGAACACAGAACTTGCCTTCTTGTGAAAAAACATGAAAACAGAATAAACCCGACCTGAAACTGAAGTGGCACAAATCCGAACTATCCTCTATTAGAACCTAACCTGATTGCCATGTCTAAAAATTACTCCTGGTTTTACTACTTACTGAATTACGCGATACTTACTTAGTTACTCTTGCTCGACTTCAGTTAAAAATATAAGAACAAATATCCAAGAGCCAAGGAAAACAGAAGAGACGGTAATTCAACATCGGCATTAGGAGTGGCTGATCCGCGGTGGTGAGGAGACCCGCTGGCTGCACCTGCACCTGCACCTGCTCCTGCTGCTCCACCAATAAAAGGATATGATCCGCTACTGCCACTACGACCTCCCCCTCCATTAGGAACACCACCACGACCGCTAAATCCTCCcccaccaccacgaccaccactgaatcctcctcctcctccgctaCCACGACCGCCACTGAATCCTCcccctcttcctcctcctccccctccaCCACTGGAACCAAAGTTCATACGGGCCTCTGCATTACACACAATTTTTTATCTCAGTAGCGGAACCAAGAATTCTTAGTTGATGACCAAAACAGTTGAAATTCGTATGTAAACAAAATAGTTCAGCAAATGTCACCATACTCGTGACTTGGATTTCAATTCCGTCAACAATAAAACAAGATCATTCATCATAAAAAGTATCACACATGTTATTTTCATCAATAACTCTTAATTGGTGACTAAAAGTCTAAACCAGTTGAAATTTCAAATGTAAACAGAATAGTTCAGCAAATGTCACAATCCTCGTGACTTGAGTTTAAATTCCGTCAGCCATAAAACAAGATAATGATCAATCCAACCATCGAACCAATGCAAATATTACGGAATTATAAATTCTTGAGACTAATTCTTAATTAAATTCTTGATATTATCAAATGATTAATCACCAAATTAGTTATTCTTACCTAACAATTGTATTACAAGTTTACAACTTATTACCAGTCCGTTTTAGAAACATGTAAAACCGTGTCACACAAAAATATGTATTACAGAATTATTCCGCCAAATAGAGAGTAATCAAGAAATGCATACCTAACGAAGAGCAATGAGACGCGGTTTGCAAGAGTAGTACTACCAACAACGCTAACATCCACATCTTCATATTTCCCGTTTCAGCTACTAAAATAGAAGCgcgttctttctttttctttggttGTTTTCCGAGTAATGTGACGCTTGTGAATTTGTGATTACAATTTTGTGTCATGTCTCGAGTCATTGAAGTACATGTATTTATAGTTGTGACTTGTGAGAGATGAATATTTGGGCGGGTGGTCCAATCCGTCCCCATCCATCTCATGGGCCCATTTTTCCTACGTCAATATGGCCGACCCAGAGCTCGGCTCGGTCTCAGGCCTACTTCCCGGCCCAAACCTGGCACCCCTCAACTCGGTGACCCAAACCGACCAGACCTTTTGGTCTGTTTTTTTACTCACGTTTCCTTGATTTCTTTATTTAATACTCTGTTCCAATGAATTGTATACGTTTGCTTTTTGGGCAATATTCACAAGTGATAAGAATCTTCATTATAACTTCTAatatataatataaaaaatagTCAGGTGAGATCTTTTTGTAATCGTCTTATCGAGTACAttatgaatatcaaatttttataattttcagCAATGTGTAGCTAAAGATATGAGCAAAAGAAACGGAGGAAATATATCAGGTGATACGAGTATCTCTTAAGATTGCAATATTTGTCTTAAGTTTAAAGTGAATTAAATGATACCACACTTCAATAGATCATATAAGCTTTTTACTAGTGTCTAAACATTCGCCTTTTTACTGTTAGTCATTAGAATATTCTCGTATATTTTAGCCTTGATCGCTACTCTTTCTATCTTTCTTGTAATTATTTACTTTCCTATTCTCTTGTATAGTTTAGGTAATTAGGTTATTTCGCTTTCCATATTCATGTATGTATGCAACTATAAATATTGTACCTCTTTGATGAATAACATAACACATTCAAAATCATTCATCTCTATTTCTTACATGGTATCGAGCTTGTAAGATCCGTCATACTCATTCACAATCAATTTTTTTCGGTCTTCCCCTCAACCGTCCTTCCCATGGCTCCTCATGGCAACACAATCCCCAATCCCAACGATCCCAAATCTCCCTTCCTCGATGTCAATCTCTCCCAATGCAAAGAACTTACCCCCCTTACCTACTTCAATTGGAAAACACAAATATCAAACATCCTCTTTGGCTATGACCTTCTCAAATTCGTGGATGGCACACATCCCGCTCCTCCTCCAACCGTTACCAACGACGACAAAACAACCAAACCCAATCCCGCTCTCAACTCCTGGCTACGTCAGGATCGTCTTCTCCTTGGTGCCATCATCGGCACGTTACCAACAAACATTGCATCCCTCCTCACCAACGCTACCACCTCTCGTGAAGCATGGCTCATCCTTGCTAACACGTATGCCAATCCATCCCGAGGACACATCCTCCAAGTTAAAGATACACTTGACTCACTTTCCAAAGGAAATCTCTCCATCTCCGACTATATGACCCAAATCAAAACCTACACCGATAAACTAGCCGCTCTTGGCAAGCCTATGGATGCCGAAGACATCATCGCCAAGGTTCTTCGTGGTCTCGATAACACCTATCAATCTGTTATCGATGCTATAAGAGCCCGTGATACAACCATATCCTTTGACTCCCTCCACGAAAAACTCATTAACCATGAACTCACCATTACACAAACCACTCCACCAACACCAACATCTTACCCAGTCACGGCTCTGGCCGCCCAAACCCGTCCTCAGTACAACCGTTCCTATAATCGTTCCACTACCCAACCACCCCTCCTTCCCACACCCGACTCTCCTACCACACCTGAGACCCAAACCCCTTTCAAAGGCCGTTGCCAATACTGCAAACATCCAGGCCATTACCTCACTATATGTCGCAAATTCAAGCGAGATTTTCCAACCCTCACCATCCCTGACCTTCCCTTCCCACCACCCcgtaacaacaacaacaccaatcgACAACCAGCCCACCCGCAAGTTCACACGGCTGCTGCCACCATGCCTTCTACCTCCCGTCCCTGGATCGTTGACAGTGGTGCTAGTCACCACATCACCAATGATCTAACCAACCTTTCCCTACACTCTCCTTACGATGGTTCAGACGATGTAATCATCGGTGATGGTACTTCACTCTCTATCTCTCATATTGGCTCCTTCACGTTTTCCACTGCCACCTCCAAATTAAATTTTTGCAATGTTTTACATGTTCCTCGTATTTCTCGTAAAATTTTTTCTGTTGCTCAATTCTGTCGTGATAATAATGCTAAAACTGAATTTTCTTCCTCTTCCTTTCTTATTAAGGACATCACCACGAACCAAGTGCTGCTTCAAGGAAATCTTGAAGACGGCGTCTATCTCTGGCATCCTCCTTCACCGCAAGTTCACATTGGTCTTCTAGCTCCCTCACTCGCATGGCACCATAGATTAGGACACCCGTCCAAATCTATTCTATCTTATTTACGTACTAATTATTCTTTAAAAATTCCGTCTTTAGATTACTCAAATTGTAATGCCTGCGATATCAATAAAAGTCACAAATTAGTATTTTCCGAGTCTTCTTTTCGTACTACCGCTCCTCTTGAATTACTTTTTTCTGATGTCTGGACTTCTCCTATTTTATCTCATGATGGTTTTAAATATTATGTCATCTTTGTCGATCATTTTACGAAGTATATATGGTTTTATCCCCTCAAAAAGAAATCCGACACCTTCTCTATATTTCATCGCTTCAAAGCCCTTGTTGAAAAATTTTTTAATCGACCAATTAAACAATTTTTCTCTGATAACGGCGGCGAATTTATCAAACTCACTCCGTCTCTATCCACAAACGGCATCACTCACATGACCTCCCCTCCACATACCCCAGAACACAATGGGTATGCTGAACGACGTCATCGACACATTGTCGAAACTGGACTCTCCCTCCTCTCTCACGCCTGTCTACCCCTTGAATTCTGGCCTCACGCCTTCACTACTGCCGTGTATCTTATAAATCGTCTTCCCACACCTACCTTATACAATAGCTCTCCCTACTTAAAACTATTCCAAACCCCTCCCAATTACATCAAATTACGGAGCTTCGGATGTTTATGTTATCCATGGCTTCGTCCATACGCCTCTCACAAACTCGTTCCTCGCTCCTCTCCCTGTATCTTTGTGGGATACTCCGCCTCACAAAGTGCATACCACTGCCTCGACCCTACCTCTAACCGCATCTACACATCTCGACACGTTAAATTTGTCGAAGACGTGTTCCCTTTTCCCACACTCACAAACACCACTCCTCGTCCTGATTACACCTCCACCAACTGGTGCAAAATCGTGCTCCCCATCCTCCCTCCTGAAACTGATGATCCTGCCCCATCTACCAACCCCACAGCTGCTCCTCATGTCCCAGACACCCCAACCAGTCCCAGCATTCCTACTGCCTCCCCTGCTTCCCCTTCCCCATCCATCCCTGTCGACACCTCTACACCTCATATCAACATCCCTACTACCCCTGCAACCCCCACCTCCCTTCCCCACGTATCATCTTCTCCTTCCCCACCACCGCCTCCACCaccccctcctcctcctctacgaACAGTAACGACCCGTCTTCAAAACAATATTCGCAAACCGAATCCCAAATACGCCAAGACCGCCATTCTCTCTGACCCTCATTCCCTTCCCACATCCACAAAACAGGCCCTATCTATACCACATTGGCATGCTGCCATGGTTGCTGAATTCAACGCTCTCACTGCCAACAAAACCTGGACTCTCGTTCCCCCTCAATCTGACCGAAATCTCATTGGTTGTAAGTGGGTGTTTCGGATTAAATATAATCCCGATAACACCATACATAAATATAAAGCTCGGCTTGTCGCCAAAGGATTTCTTCAGCGACTGGTCTTGATTACTCAGAAACATTTAGCCCGGTTGTAAAACCGGCCACGGTTCGTCTCTTGCTCTCTCTCGCTGTCTGTCGTAATTGGTCTATTCGTCAATTGGATGTTAATAATGCCTTCCTGCAAGGCTCTCTGTCCGATACAGTTTATATGGCACAACCACCTGGGTTCGTTAATAGCACGGCTCCTTCTCATCATTGTCTTCTGTCTAAAGCTATttatggattaaagcaagcaccccGTGCTTGGTTTAATGAACTCAAAACGGCTCTTCTATCTTATGGGTTTCGATCATCTCCTGCGGATCCATCTTTATTCGTCTGTGACTCAGTCTCGTCTCCTATTTATGTGTTGGTGTATGTCGACGATATTATTGTCACAGGACCATCCCATGCTCGTCTCTCTACTTTTATCTCTAAC is a window encoding:
- the LOC141614470 gene encoding uncharacterized protein LOC141614470 isoform X2, with the protein product MKILMLALLVLLLLQTASRCSSLEARMNFGSSGGGGGGGRGGGFSGGRGSGGGGGFSGGRGGGGGFSGRGGVPNGGGGRSGSSGSYPFIGGAAGAGAGAGAASGSPHHRGSATPNADVELPSLLFSLALGYLFLYF
- the LOC141614470 gene encoding uncharacterized protein LOC141614470 isoform X1; protein product: MTRDMTQNCNHKFTSVTLLGKQPKKKKERASILVAETGNMKMWMLALLVVLLLQTASHCSSLEARMNFGSSGGGGGGGRGGGFSGGRGSGGGGGFSGGRGGGGGFSGRGGVPNGGGGRSGSSGSYPFIGGAAGAGAGAGAASGSPHHRGSATPNADVELPSLLFSLALGYLFLYF